In Thermodesulfobacteriota bacterium, the genomic window GTGAGAGCTGCGCCCAGAGGTCCCGGCCGGCGGCGGCACCGGACGACCCTCGTCCATGGCGGTATGGTACGGGGCCGCCCGGGATATGTCAACGCGAGGGAGGCCTGGGCGGACCTCCCACCCTCCGTGTCTGCCGCACCGGATGCTGCTGGCGGTCCACTGTCCGAGTGGATGTCTCAGGGGCTTGCTTGGGCCTCTCCGCCGATCATGTCCTTGTTGGCAGCGCCCGGGGGCACCATGGGAAAGACCTCGACGTCTCTGGCCACCGGCACATGGATGAGGCACGGCCCCGGGGTGTGCAGCGCCTCGCTCAGGGTGGCCACCGGGTCGGGGCTGGCGCCAAGGTCCCAGGCCGGCAGGCCGAACCCCCGGGCAATGGCCAGAAAGTCCACGTGGTGCCGGTACTCCGAGGCAAAATAGCGCTGGCCGAAGAACAGATCCTGCTGCTGGCGCACCAGGCCCAGGGAGGTGTTGTTGAAGAGGACCACCTTGAGATTGACCGCCTGCTCCACCGCGGTGGCCAGCTCCTGGATGTTCATGAGCAGGCTGCCGTCGCCGCTGAAGCAGAGCACGGTTCTCTGGGGCTCCGCCAGGGCGGCGCCGATGGCGGCTGGCAGCCCGAAGCCCATGGTGCCCAGCCCGCCGGAGGTCAAAAGCTGCCGGGGCCGGCGGAAGGGATAGGCCTGGGCCACCCACATCTGGTGCTTACCGACATCGGTGGCGATGCTGGCCTCGTCGCCGGCCAGGGCCGCGATCTGCCGGATCAGTCCGTAGGGCTTCAGCGGATCATGGGCCCCGGGCAAAAGGAGCGGGTGCGCCTTCCGGAGCCATGCCACCCGGGCCAGCCACTCGCGGCGGCCGTTCTGGTCCACCAGCGGCAGGAGCGCCGCCAGCACCGGAGCGGCATCCCCCACCAGCCTGACCTGGGCGGTCTTGAGCTTGTCGATCTCGCCCGGGTCGATGTCGATGTGGATGACCCTGGCCTGGGGGCAGAAGTCGGCCAGCCGGCCGGTGGCCCGGTCATCGAACCGGGCGCCGGCGGCGACCAGAAGATCGCACTCCTCCAGCGCCAGGTTGGTGGAGCGGGCGCCGTGCATGCCCAGCATGCCCAGGGCGAGGGGATGATCGGCCGGCATGGCGCCCAGCCCCAGGAGGGTCATGGTGGTGGGCAGCGCCGCCTTCTCCGCCAGTCGGACGGCAGCGCGGCTGGCACCGGCATGGATGATGCCGCCACCGAGGTAGAGGATGGGCCGCCGGGCCTCGTTGATGAGGGCGGCGGCCCGGGCCAGGGCGGCCGGCTCACCGGCCGGCGCTGCCGGCCGGGCCGGAAAGTCGGGCCAGACAGCGAAGCTGACCGTTTCCAGCTGGACGTCCCTGGGGATATCCACCAGCACCGGCCCCGGCCGGCCGTGGGTGGCGATGCGGAAGGCCTCCGGGATCACCTGCAGGAGGTCGGCTGCCGAGCGCACCAGGAAGTTGTGCTTGGTGATGGGAATGCTCATCCCGCAGGTGTCCACCTCCTGGAAGGCATCGGTGCCGAGCATGGCCCGCGGCACCTGGCCGGTGATGCAGATCACCGGAATGGAGTCGAGCTTGGCATCGGCGATGGCAGTCAGGACGTTGGTCGCCCCTGGCCCGGAGGTGGCCAGGCAGACCGCCGGCCGGCCGCTGGCCCGGGCCATCCCCTGGGCCATGAAGCCGGCGCCCTGCTCGTGGCGGGCCAGAACGTGGCGGATCCGGCCGCTCCGGGAGAGGGCATCGTAGAGGGGCAGGTTGGAGCCGCCCGGAATGCCGGCCACGGTCTCGATGCCGTAGCGCTCCAGCAGGCCGACGATGAGCTGGGCGCCGTTCATGCTGTTCATGGCTGTTGCCTCCTTGTCCATGCGGGTTGGGACGCCGCCGGCCGGAGGCACAAAAAAAGCCCCGCCGGCCAGGGCGCCGGCGGGGCTTTTGACTCGTTTTTCGAGCTCTTTGTCCGCTAGGGCGCTCCTGCCTGGCTCATGATGAGGCGTACCACGACGCCGGCGTCGCCAAGGGCGCCCAAGGCGAGGGAATGGTCGAAGGCTTGGAGCGATGCAAAGGTCATGATCCGTGTTTTCCGGTAGTGGTCCATGGCAGAGATTCGACTATCCACGATGACGCCGCGCTTGTCAACAGGATCCTCGGTAAGCCGCATCCCGGTAAGCCGGGGCTGTGCCGCTTCGTGCGCCGCCCGATGCGGACCCACATGCCGGCCGGTGGGGCGGCGGAGAATCTCCCTCTTGCCCCGAGCTGGGCAGTTGGTCAGCGGTGACTGGCTTCGGCATGGAGCTTAAGCCCCAGCGCCCCGATGACTTTGAGAATGGTGTCGAAGCCTGGGCTGCGCTCCCCGGAGAGAGCCTTGTACAGGCTAGTCTTGGCCATGGCGGCTACATAATATCAATGACGACCAGCGGACCAGCATGCCGGGTGGTGTGGGGAGGGCGGGGGCTCGCCCTAACCCGATGGGTCATCCGCGGATCACCGTCACCGGGCGGCCGGCGGGGCTTGATGCCTCCTGGGCGCCGGTCCGCTCGGCAATGGGGGCAAGCCCGGTGCGCTGGTCGAAGATCACCAGCCAGCCGGTGTCCAGGCCGAGGCCGGCGAGGTAGCCGTCCAGCTGCTCCAGGCCCTCGGCCAGGGGATCCTTCTCGCCGTCCCGCCAGACCTTGAGCTCCATGGCCAGGGTGAGGTCGCCGTAGCGCAGGCACAGATCCATACGGCCCATGCCGATGGCATACTCCCGCTCCAGGGAGCCGCCGCCGTTCACCACCCGGTGCAGGAAGGCCATGAGCACGAGATGGGGCGCCACCTCGCGATAATGGGCGCTGGCCAAGAGCGGCTGCCCGTGCCGCCGCCAGAAGGCGAGGAAGGCGTCCAGGAGCTTTGCCGGCGCAAGGCTGCCGTCCGGCGCCAGCCAGGCGGGCTGGATCAGGGGCAGGGAGAACTGGGGACCTTCAGCCAGGACGCGAGGGATCATCTCGCGGTAGATGGGGTTGGCGATGACCGCGCCGCCGCCGGCCGGCTGCCGCACCAGCCCGAGATCCACCACGTACTGCCGGTCGTCGGCCGGCAGGTCTCCCAGGGACCGGCCAGCCAGCATGGGCTCGATGATCCGCCGCACCCGGGGCTCGGTGAGCTTTTCCGCCAGGCTGTCCAGATGGGTGTCCTGGCGGTCGATGAGGATCTCCTTGGCCTTGTCGACAATCGGGACCGTGATGGGCACGGTCCGGTCCGGGACCAGCTCCTCCACCGCCACCTTGGCGAGGGCGTTCACCAGCCAGGGCTGGCCCTGGGTGAGATGGAAGGCATGGGCGCATGCCTCCTGGCCGATGGCCTGGCCGGTCTCTTTCGTGTGCTGCCTGTAGAGGGCGGCCACCTCCTCGGCCCGGAAGTTGGCCAGGGCGAACGAGCGGACCTTGATGTTGAAGGGGCTGGCCGTATGCAGCCGGCCCGAGCCGCCCGCGGCCACCTTGTAGTCCCGCACGTCCCGCAGCCCGATGAGCGCCACCGACCAGGGGAAGACACCGGGCCTCTTGGGGTAGCCGGCCCGGAGCTGCCGGAGCACCGAGATGAGGGCCATGTCCTCCAGGGCATCGATCTCATCCAGGAACAGAATGAGCGGCCTGGGGCAGGCCTTTGCCCAGGCGTGGAGGGCGGCGCTGATCCTTTCACCCGGGGAGGCCTGCGGCCAGGGAGGGGGCTGCAGCTCCTGGGGCAGGAAGTAGGCGGCGGAATCACGCCAGGTGCCGAGAATCGCCTGCTCCGCCGCGCCGGGATCCTGGTTGAAGGCCGCCCCCACCTCCATGGAGACCAGCACCGCCGCGTAGCGCCCGGCCTCGGTCAGCTGCCGGGCCAGCTCCAGCATGGCCGTGGTCTTGCCGGTCTGGCGCGGGGCGTGGAGCACGAAGTAGCTCTGCTGCTCGATGAGCGACGCCAGGTCCGGCAGCCGGCTGGTGGCCGGAAGCATGTAGTGCATGTCCGGCTTGCAGGGTCCGGCGGTGTTGAAGAAGCGTGGCATGGGGCACCTCGTCGATGCAGGCGGCGGGAAGGCGGCCGGCGGCGCCTGGAACAGCCCCTGGTCCGCAAGGGAAAGCCATCCACTGCCCTGGCATGCTACACGAAGGGCGGCCGTGGTTCAATCGCCGGCTGCGCGGCGCGGCCAATCGTCAGAGGCGCTCCCGTTCGGGAGCAACGACCGGCGCGCGCGCGGTCCGGAGGCCAGCGGGCTTCCAGGTGGGACGCCGGGTCCAAAAAGGAAGGGCAGGACCTGCTGGCAGGCCCTGCCCTCTTGTTGGCGTGGTTGGACGCCCGCCGGGGGTGCGTCCGGCGGGCGGGCCGGTGCCGCGGCTTAGCGGCTGGTCCGCAGGCCGCGCTCGGGACGGGAGAACTTGTGGCAGAGGGAGCAGTCGTACCGCTTGTCTGTCACGTGCTTCTTGTGGAGGTCGGTGAACGAGAGGGGGTCGTCCTTGGGGCGATGGCACTGGGTGCAGACGGTGCTGGCCGGCCCTTTCAGGCGGTAGCCCAGGGCCCGGAGGCTCATCTGCTGGCTGGTGCCGTGGCACTGGGTGCAGGTGAGGGCCTCTCCGGCGGGCGCGACCTCGTGGTTGAGGGCCTGGAATTCCTCGGTGACGACGAATTCGTACGGCTCGCTGCCGGTCAGGCCTATGTTGTCCACCAGGCCGGAGACCACGGCATCCGCGGTGTTGCCGGTCTTGAAGTAGACCGCGGTGTTGAGGGGGATGAGCTTTCTGCCCTCCGTGATCATGGGCTGGAAGGCGTTCTTGTACTTGAAGGGAAAGAGCTGGCTGGCCCGGTTGTTGATGCCGCCCCGGGGTCGGGAGATCGAATAGGCGCCGGTCCTGGGATTGAGCAGCGCTGTCTCGCCCAGATTGTAGGCCGTGCTCATCCCGTTCCAGAAGGCGTAGACCGGGGTAGAATCGTTGGCCAGGGTGATCGCCGGCTCCCAGCGGCCCAGGGTCGCATTCCACTCCGGCCGGGTCCAGTCGCGGTCGATCTCCGTGGCCTCGGTGGCCGGGGTGTCGGCAGCGTTTCTGGCATAGGCTCTGATGTGGCAGGTCTGGCAGGCCACCCGGGCGGTGTGCTTGCCGATGGCGCTGGTCCGGCCATGGGGGCCGCTGGTGCCGTGGCAGTTGGCGCAGGCCACCGGCTGGGCGAGATCCGTGGGGTGCAGATCGCTGCCCCGGCCGGCGATCCGGTGGTCCTGGGTGACGTGGCAGCTCAGACAATCGAGATCGGCGCCGGTGGTCGCCATGTGCACGTCGAAGCCCCGGTCTGTGGTGGCGGTGTGGGCCAGGGCCAGGTCGCCCCGCTTGAAGTTGTCGCCGCCCCCGCCCTTGGCATGACACTGCAGACAGGTGGCGCGATCGGGCCGGTGCACGGTCTGCACCGCCTCGTCCAGGGTCATGGTCATGTGGGCGGTGTCCGGCACCATGGTACCGTTGACCTTGATACGCTTGTAGCCGCGCTGGTGACAGACCAGGCAGTCGATGTTCTCGAGCTGGGCCTCGGTGGGCGTCTCTTCCGGCGGGGCGCCCTTGCCGACATGGCAGGCCGAGCAGCCGGTCCAGTTGCCGAGGATGTTGATGCAGTAAGCGTTGATGGCGCCGGCCGCCTTGCCCTGCATGGGAGCGCCGTTGACGACGCCGGGTGTGGCGCCCTGCCACTGGTAGTGGACGGAGCCATGCACCGCCACGGCCTGGTCCCAATGGCAGTCCAGGCAGATGTTGCGGTCCTCGTACCGGAGAGCCGCGTGCTCGGTGGCCGCGGCGGCCTGGCTGGCTCCGGCGAGCAGGAGCGTACCCAGTACGGTCAGGTGCATACCCAGTGTCGTGAAGATCGTCCTGCGGTCAGTGGTCATATGAAGCCTCCTCCTGGGGTGGATGGCAGCTGCCCCGCCATCTGCAGGCAGCTGTCGGACGTGCCGGCGCCTGGCCGGCCATGAGAGCGGTTCCCTATGCGAATGCGAATCGCTATCAAAGATCGTGCCAGGCTCTGGGCTGTGGTCGCCGGCTGGGCCGCTGGTGCAGTCCAGGGCAGCAGGGGAGGGGATCTGTCAGGAGGACGGCTGGGGAGTCGGAGGAGGGGGAAGAGAAACTGTTTTCGTCCGCCGCCAAATATTTTTTTTTGGAGCCTGAGGGGGCGGCTGGCCAGAGACTGGCCGCCGCGCAGCACCTCAGGCGCAGGCGCTGCCGGTGGTGGGTTCTTCCGCTGGAGCCCGGGGCAGGGTGAAGAAGAAGGTGGTGCCCGCATCGATCTTCGACTCCACCCAGATCCGGCCGCCGTGCAGCTCAACAATCTTTTTGCAGATGGCCAGGCCAATGCCGGTGCCGG contains:
- the ilvB gene encoding acetolactate synthase large subunit, yielding MNSMNGAQLIVGLLERYGIETVAGIPGGSNLPLYDALSRSGRIRHVLARHEQGAGFMAQGMARASGRPAVCLATSGPGATNVLTAIADAKLDSIPVICITGQVPRAMLGTDAFQEVDTCGMSIPITKHNFLVRSAADLLQVIPEAFRIATHGRPGPVLVDIPRDVQLETVSFAVWPDFPARPAAPAGEPAALARAAALINEARRPILYLGGGIIHAGASRAAVRLAEKAALPTTMTLLGLGAMPADHPLALGMLGMHGARSTNLALEECDLLVAAGARFDDRATGRLADFCPQARVIHIDIDPGEIDKLKTAQVRLVGDAAPVLAALLPLVDQNGRREWLARVAWLRKAHPLLLPGAHDPLKPYGLIRQIAALAGDEASIATDVGKHQMWVAQAYPFRRPRQLLTSGGLGTMGFGLPAAIGAALAEPQRTVLCFSGDGSLLMNIQELATAVEQAVNLKVVLFNNTSLGLVRQQQDLFFGQRYFASEYRHHVDFLAIARGFGLPAWDLGASPDPVATLSEALHTPGPCLIHVPVARDVEVFPMVPPGAANKDMIGGEAQASP
- a CDS encoding ATP-binding protein, producing the protein MPRFFNTAGPCKPDMHYMLPATSRLPDLASLIEQQSYFVLHAPRQTGKTTAMLELARQLTEAGRYAAVLVSMEVGAAFNQDPGAAEQAILGTWRDSAAYFLPQELQPPPWPQASPGERISAALHAWAKACPRPLILFLDEIDALEDMALISVLRQLRAGYPKRPGVFPWSVALIGLRDVRDYKVAAGGSGRLHTASPFNIKVRSFALANFRAEEVAALYRQHTKETGQAIGQEACAHAFHLTQGQPWLVNALAKVAVEELVPDRTVPITVPIVDKAKEILIDRQDTHLDSLAEKLTEPRVRRIIEPMLAGRSLGDLPADDRQYVVDLGLVRQPAGGGAVIANPIYREMIPRVLAEGPQFSLPLIQPAWLAPDGSLAPAKLLDAFLAFWRRHGQPLLASAHYREVAPHLVLMAFLHRVVNGGGSLEREYAIGMGRMDLCLRYGDLTLAMELKVWRDGEKDPLAEGLEQLDGYLAGLGLDTGWLVIFDQRTGLAPIAERTGAQEASSPAGRPVTVIRG
- a CDS encoding multiheme c-type cytochrome, whose product is MTTDRRTIFTTLGMHLTVLGTLLLAGASQAAAATEHAALRYEDRNICLDCHWDQAVAVHGSVHYQWQGATPGVVNGAPMQGKAAGAINAYCINILGNWTGCSACHVGKGAPPEETPTEAQLENIDCLVCHQRGYKRIKVNGTMVPDTAHMTMTLDEAVQTVHRPDRATCLQCHAKGGGGDNFKRGDLALAHTATTDRGFDVHMATTGADLDCLSCHVTQDHRIAGRGSDLHPTDLAQPVACANCHGTSGPHGRTSAIGKHTARVACQTCHIRAYARNAADTPATEATEIDRDWTRPEWNATLGRWEPAITLANDSTPVYAFWNGMSTAYNLGETALLNPRTGAYSISRPRGGINNRASQLFPFKYKNAFQPMITEGRKLIPLNTAVYFKTGNTADAVVSGLVDNIGLTGSEPYEFVVTEEFQALNHEVAPAGEALTCTQCHGTSQQMSLRALGYRLKGPASTVCTQCHRPKDDPLSFTDLHKKHVTDKRYDCSLCHKFSRPERGLRTSR